In Isoptericola jiangsuensis, the following proteins share a genomic window:
- a CDS encoding ATP-binding protein produces the protein MTVTTSATSTDAPRMQQSLFGLIPTASDGRQWTARSMQLVNWGGYHGHHEIRFAATTTLLTGASGSGKSTLLDAYIALMMSHTTPFNGASNGATSGRARGQEQRNVLSYVRGKLDEQRTPGSATAKDRVLRGESSDTWAAVAMTWSSQAGERLTALRAWYVPRGVQRTDAVVAVRAVVDDDFDLHALEPLAAQRFARPGLTAAGVTAVFDTDKAFAARLHAALGIGAAGDGDKAMQLLGRIQAGQQITTVDALYKALVLEEPETIRVAERVVEHFDELSQVRDEMETAQKQVDVLRPLTEHRAAIDSAAAARRAVDDLGLDGAADGAPTPFTAWRDRTRLDLLRDAETRNRTQHKAAAERVAVAEERISAAEGELEQVRADQRRNGGDAIEAAERDVHDAEHRLATTRRARAELEGHLAPLEREVATRRDLDRLHADARRYRDDREALVDSRSEAVVEASARLKAAERAVADLEREEASLRERRGNVPRELHEARVAMAAAAGMSPDDLPFVGELLEVRGEYEPWRDAIGLALGGFALTVLVDDARLAAFRAAIDGLDLPVRVRFEGVTTGLPLHEETDRSLLGGRLEVKAGPFGGWLADRLAERFAYVCVDDAVELSRHDLALTRAGQTSEGRRGAHGGRRRASVLGFSNHRRLQVLGDDVEAARTELRLAGEALAGARLAQRGEADQFVAYSQALRVEWDDVDVAGARSRLDERRGRLESLVAGSDVLRALKADEDQLKARLEELFRERAASQNRVTELAGAWEQITDQVDQVADAVDAADDDGIAPTPAQERHLADLMAKVGWSGASVEGAGLADLVTAVAAVERELRHERDAAEEAERAARTALRTLFERFDDAWPDPNRSTDPDAAFADHLRIFEELEYAQLYRLRDKWSAHLRQMSGDQLTRLNNGIAQAVAEIRDRMEPVNTILAELPFRDGEHRLRITATPVEGQDVASFRRQLRELATTPAGDVPISEHERRYARMARLIDRIRPDSAERRRLVDVRDHVRISAECVDLAGNHVSVYDHISGKSGGESQELVAFIVGAALRYQLGDAGAERPRYAPVFLDEAFIKADARFAGRAVGAWRGLGFQLVVGAPLDKVSALEPHADVVVQVIKDSGGRSRPVTLVGA, from the coding sequence GTGACCGTGACGACCAGCGCCACCAGCACCGACGCCCCGCGTATGCAGCAGTCGCTGTTCGGGCTGATCCCGACGGCGTCCGACGGCCGCCAGTGGACGGCCCGCTCGATGCAGCTCGTCAACTGGGGCGGCTACCACGGGCACCACGAGATCCGGTTCGCCGCGACGACGACGCTGCTCACGGGCGCCTCCGGGTCCGGCAAGTCGACCCTGCTGGACGCCTACATCGCCCTCATGATGAGCCACACGACCCCCTTCAACGGGGCGTCGAACGGCGCGACGAGCGGGCGGGCGCGCGGTCAGGAGCAGCGCAACGTCCTGTCGTACGTGCGCGGCAAGCTGGACGAGCAGCGCACGCCGGGGTCGGCCACCGCGAAGGACCGCGTGCTGCGCGGCGAGTCGTCGGACACGTGGGCGGCCGTGGCGATGACGTGGTCGTCGCAGGCGGGGGAGCGACTGACGGCCCTGCGCGCCTGGTACGTGCCCCGCGGGGTGCAGCGCACCGACGCGGTGGTGGCGGTGCGGGCGGTGGTCGACGACGACTTCGACCTGCACGCCCTGGAACCGCTCGCGGCGCAGCGGTTCGCCCGTCCGGGCCTCACGGCCGCCGGGGTGACGGCCGTGTTCGACACGGACAAGGCGTTCGCCGCCCGGCTGCACGCGGCGCTCGGCATCGGCGCCGCCGGTGACGGCGACAAGGCGATGCAGCTCCTCGGCCGGATCCAGGCGGGGCAGCAGATCACCACCGTGGACGCCCTGTACAAGGCGCTCGTGCTGGAGGAGCCGGAGACGATCCGCGTCGCGGAGCGCGTCGTCGAGCACTTCGACGAGCTCTCCCAGGTGCGCGACGAGATGGAGACCGCGCAGAAGCAGGTCGACGTGCTGCGCCCCCTGACGGAGCACCGCGCCGCCATCGACTCGGCCGCGGCCGCGCGCCGTGCCGTCGACGACCTCGGCCTGGACGGGGCCGCGGACGGCGCCCCGACGCCGTTCACCGCGTGGCGGGACCGCACCCGGCTGGACCTGCTGCGGGACGCGGAGACCCGCAACCGCACCCAGCACAAGGCCGCGGCCGAGCGGGTGGCCGTCGCCGAGGAGCGCATCAGCGCCGCCGAGGGCGAGCTGGAGCAGGTCCGTGCCGACCAGCGCCGCAACGGCGGCGACGCCATCGAGGCGGCCGAGCGTGACGTGCACGACGCCGAGCACCGGCTCGCCACCACCCGGCGCGCCCGCGCCGAGCTCGAGGGCCACCTCGCCCCGCTGGAGCGGGAGGTCGCCACGCGCCGCGACCTGGACCGCCTGCACGCCGACGCCCGCCGCTACCGCGACGACCGCGAGGCCCTGGTCGACTCCCGGTCGGAGGCCGTGGTCGAGGCGAGCGCCCGGCTCAAGGCCGCGGAGCGTGCCGTCGCCGACCTGGAGCGCGAGGAGGCGTCGCTGCGCGAGCGGCGCGGCAACGTGCCGCGCGAGCTGCACGAGGCGCGCGTCGCGATGGCGGCCGCCGCCGGGATGTCGCCCGACGACCTGCCGTTCGTCGGCGAGCTGCTGGAGGTGCGCGGCGAGTACGAGCCGTGGCGCGACGCGATCGGCCTCGCGCTCGGCGGGTTCGCGCTCACCGTGCTGGTGGACGACGCCCGGCTGGCGGCGTTCCGGGCCGCGATCGACGGGCTGGACCTGCCCGTCCGCGTCCGCTTCGAGGGCGTCACCACGGGCCTGCCGCTGCACGAGGAGACCGACCGGTCGCTGCTCGGCGGCCGCCTGGAGGTCAAGGCGGGACCGTTCGGCGGCTGGCTCGCCGACCGGCTCGCCGAGCGGTTCGCGTACGTGTGCGTGGACGACGCCGTCGAGCTGTCCCGCCACGACCTGGCGCTCACCCGCGCGGGTCAGACATCCGAGGGGCGCAGGGGCGCGCACGGCGGTCGGCGCCGCGCGTCGGTGCTCGGCTTCAGCAACCACCGGCGTCTCCAGGTGCTCGGCGACGACGTCGAGGCGGCGCGCACCGAGCTGCGGCTCGCCGGGGAGGCGCTCGCGGGTGCGCGGCTGGCCCAGCGCGGCGAGGCCGACCAGTTCGTCGCGTACAGCCAGGCGCTGCGCGTCGAGTGGGACGATGTCGACGTGGCCGGGGCCCGGTCCCGCCTGGACGAGCGGCGCGGCCGCCTGGAGTCCCTCGTGGCGGGCTCGGACGTGCTGCGGGCGCTCAAGGCCGACGAGGACCAGCTCAAGGCGCGGCTCGAGGAGCTGTTCCGGGAGCGTGCCGCCTCGCAGAACCGGGTCACGGAGCTCGCCGGCGCGTGGGAGCAGATCACCGACCAGGTCGACCAGGTCGCCGACGCCGTGGACGCCGCGGACGACGACGGCATCGCGCCCACGCCCGCGCAGGAGCGGCACCTCGCGGACCTCATGGCGAAGGTGGGGTGGTCGGGTGCGTCCGTCGAGGGCGCGGGGCTGGCCGACCTCGTGACCGCCGTCGCCGCCGTCGAGCGGGAGCTGCGCCACGAGCGCGACGCCGCCGAGGAGGCCGAGCGTGCCGCCCGCACGGCGCTGCGCACCCTGTTCGAGCGGTTCGACGACGCCTGGCCCGACCCGAACCGGTCCACCGACCCCGACGCCGCGTTCGCCGACCACCTGCGCATCTTCGAGGAGCTGGAGTACGCCCAGCTCTACCGGCTGCGCGACAAGTGGTCCGCGCACCTGCGGCAGATGTCCGGCGACCAGCTCACGCGTCTCAACAACGGCATCGCGCAGGCCGTCGCGGAGATCCGCGACCGCATGGAGCCCGTCAACACGATCCTCGCCGAGCTCCCGTTCCGCGACGGCGAGCACCGGCTGCGCATCACCGCCACCCCGGTGGAGGGGCAGGACGTCGCCTCGTTCCGGCGCCAGCTCCGCGAGCTCGCCACCACGCCCGCCGGGGACGTGCCGATCTCCGAGCACGAGCGCCGCTACGCGCGCATGGCACGGCTCATCGACCGCATCCGACCCGACAGCGCCGAACGGCGGCGCCTGGTCGACGTGCGCGACCACGTGCGCATCAGCGCCGAGTGCGTCGACCTCGCGGGGAACCACGTCAGCGTCTACGACCACATCTCCGGCAAGTCCGGGGGCGAGTCGCAGGAGCTCGTCGCGTTCATCGTCGGTGCGGCGCTGCGCTACCAGCTCGGCGACGCCGGTGCCGAGCGTCCCCGCTACGCGCCGGTGTTCCTCGACGAGGCGTTCATCAAGGCCGACGCCCGGTTCGCGGGCCGCGCCGTCGGCGCCTGGCGGGGCCTCGGGTTCCAGCTCGTCGTCGGCGCACCGCTCGACAAGGTGAGCGCGCTGGAGCCGCACGCCGACGTCGTCGTCCAGGTCATCAAGGATTCCGGCGGCCGGTCGCGGCCCGTCACCCTCGTCGGGGCCTGA
- a CDS encoding DUF4194 domain-containing protein, with protein MTDVVETDATPAVDDATSSPVAPDVPQVPTDGFVAARPMEDDVEALFAGDTGVLPFPARRALALVLQRRYVSAAAHPAEWKALLAHQNVLASRCHDLFVELVVDRDYEIAYKRQVREDGLSVPVLLKDEPYKRVETLLMLLARNRFRQEQGAGERTALLDAEELVDYASGFLAQDETNLAARRREIDNAVATLVREHVLTEVATGRYRVEPVVEILLPVERLRELTAWLRDGGAATDAGPDAGADTEAVDEDEETSA; from the coding sequence ATGACCGACGTCGTCGAGACCGACGCCACCCCCGCCGTCGACGACGCGACGTCGTCGCCCGTCGCCCCGGACGTGCCCCAGGTGCCGACGGACGGGTTCGTCGCGGCCCGGCCGATGGAGGACGACGTCGAGGCGCTGTTCGCCGGCGACACCGGCGTGCTGCCCTTCCCGGCGCGGCGGGCGCTCGCGCTGGTGCTGCAGCGCCGGTACGTGTCGGCGGCGGCGCACCCGGCGGAGTGGAAGGCGCTGCTGGCGCACCAGAACGTGCTGGCGTCGCGCTGCCACGACCTGTTCGTGGAGCTGGTCGTGGACCGCGACTACGAGATCGCGTACAAGCGGCAGGTGCGCGAGGACGGTCTGAGCGTGCCGGTGCTGCTCAAGGACGAGCCGTACAAGCGCGTGGAGACGCTGCTCATGCTGCTGGCCCGCAACCGGTTCCGCCAGGAGCAGGGCGCGGGCGAGCGGACGGCGCTGCTGGACGCCGAGGAGCTCGTCGACTACGCGTCCGGGTTCCTCGCGCAGGACGAGACGAACCTCGCCGCGCGGCGCCGCGAGATCGACAACGCGGTGGCGACCCTGGTGCGCGAGCACGTGCTCACCGAGGTCGCGACGGGCCGCTACCGGGTCGAGCCGGTCGTGGAGATCCTGCTGCCGGTGGAGCGGCTGCGCGAGCTCACGGCGTGGCTGCGCGACGGCGGCGCGGCGACCGACGCCGGGCCCGACGCCGGGGCGGACACCGAGGCCGTGGACGAGGACGAGGAGACCAGCGCGTGA
- a CDS encoding DUF3375 domain-containing protein, translated as MGEARPRRAPARLEGALARSRGAFGLPSLSLLHRREGPLVVALLSVIFAPGRVTVPTDQLHVEVDDLLADARAAGHEDVPDEPARALCSRWVAGRWLVRSLDDDGVEQYQVSSHAAEALAFVDRTRGTRSLVSESRIRTLFVALEGLARDAQPDRESQQAALREQVAHARDEIARAEAELARLEAGGDVVPVPRERLVEQLDNVASLVRELPADFARVAESVAELQRTIVTGLRQDERATGDVLADYLDASDTLMQRTPEGRAFSGAMELLRDPQLLGEVDARVRSVLAQPFAGDVPADRVEAVRALHGQLLSAVDAVLDAQTRASRTITQQLRVHNPLRDRELDAALREATAAMAEWFESSSRGARVEPLRWFERARLGRFRDQLHDLRPESLPDALSWTDLDDDPSGAELDSLLGMGGPRYAETAAHAARVLGRSGGASVDEVFTSAPAELRRPVELLGYLELATPDALDDALAAADVPAARLRRVTTVRADGSTRDMVLPHVPLAPAGPAAVDGPAAGSPPDDTPLTHEETDA; from the coding sequence ATGGGGGAGGCCCGGCCTCGCCGCGCTCCCGCCCGCCTGGAGGGCGCCCTGGCTCGCAGCCGGGGCGCCTTCGGGCTGCCGTCGCTGTCCCTGCTGCACCGGCGTGAGGGGCCGCTGGTGGTGGCGCTGCTGTCGGTGATCTTCGCCCCGGGGCGGGTGACGGTGCCGACCGACCAGCTGCACGTGGAGGTCGACGACCTGCTCGCCGACGCGCGGGCGGCGGGCCACGAGGACGTGCCGGACGAGCCGGCGCGCGCCCTGTGCTCGCGCTGGGTGGCGGGCCGCTGGCTCGTGCGGTCGCTGGACGACGACGGCGTCGAGCAGTACCAGGTGAGCTCGCACGCGGCGGAGGCGCTGGCGTTCGTGGACCGGACGCGCGGCACGCGGTCGCTGGTGAGCGAGTCGCGGATCCGCACGCTGTTCGTGGCGCTGGAAGGGCTGGCGCGGGACGCGCAGCCCGACCGCGAGTCGCAGCAGGCGGCCCTGCGGGAGCAGGTGGCGCACGCGCGTGACGAGATCGCCCGGGCGGAGGCCGAGCTGGCGCGCCTGGAGGCGGGCGGCGACGTCGTGCCCGTGCCGCGGGAGCGCCTGGTGGAGCAGCTGGACAACGTGGCCTCCCTGGTGCGGGAGCTGCCGGCGGACTTCGCGCGGGTCGCGGAGTCGGTGGCGGAGCTGCAGCGCACGATCGTGACGGGTCTGCGGCAGGACGAGCGCGCGACGGGTGACGTGCTGGCGGACTACCTGGACGCGTCGGACACGCTGATGCAGCGCACGCCGGAGGGGCGGGCGTTCTCGGGCGCGATGGAGCTGCTGCGCGACCCGCAGCTGCTCGGCGAGGTGGACGCGCGGGTGCGGTCGGTGCTGGCGCAGCCGTTCGCGGGGGACGTCCCGGCGGACCGCGTCGAGGCGGTGCGGGCGCTGCACGGCCAGCTCCTGTCGGCGGTGGACGCGGTGCTCGACGCGCAGACGCGGGCGTCGCGCACGATCACGCAGCAGCTGCGGGTGCACAACCCGCTGCGGGACCGGGAGCTGGACGCGGCGCTGCGCGAGGCGACGGCGGCGATGGCCGAGTGGTTCGAGTCGTCGTCGCGCGGTGCGCGGGTGGAGCCGCTGCGCTGGTTCGAGCGGGCGCGGCTGGGCCGGTTCCGCGACCAGCTCCACGACCTGCGTCCGGAGTCCCTGCCGGACGCGCTGTCGTGGACGGACCTGGACGACGACCCGTCGGGTGCGGAGCTGGACTCGCTGCTCGGCATGGGTGGCCCGCGGTACGCGGAGACGGCGGCGCACGCCGCGCGGGTGCTCGGGCGGTCGGGCGGGGCGAGCGTCGACGAGGTGTTCACCTCGGCACCGGCCGAGCTGCGGCGCCCGGTGGAGCTGCTGGGCTACCTGGAGCTCGCGACCCCGGACGCCCTCGACGACGCCCTCGCCGCGGCGGACGTCCCGGCGGCGCGGCTGCGCCGGGTGACGACGGTGCGCGCCGACGGCAGCACCCGCGACATGGTGCTGCCGCACGTCCCGCTCGCCCCGGCGGGGCCGGCCGCCGTCGACGGACCGGCCGCCGGCAGCCCGCCGGACGACACCCCCCTGACGCACGAGGAGACCGACGCATGA
- the leuS gene encoding leucine--tRNA ligase — translation MSTPHADTVTQRPDEPQHRYTPALAQRIEERWQDRWEERGTFHAANPGGELTGPDGAAPAGDPYFIMDMFPYPSGAGLHVGHPLGYIATDVVGRFRMMCGDNVLHALGYDAFGLPAEQYAVQTGQHPRVTTEANMETMKRQLRRMGLAHDSRRTFATIDPEYVRWTQWIFLQIFDSWYDADAERPGDTVGTGRGRARRIAELREELAAGTRPVPGHEGDNAGGAVWAALTEAERRDVVDAQRLAYVDSSPVNWCPGLGTVLANEEVTADGRSERGNFPVFTRNLRQWKMRITAYADRLTDDLALIDWPDKVKAMQRNWIGRSTGANVRFDVVGSTDLDAAGAGTQVEVFTTRPDTLFGATFMVVSPEHPLLDEVPTAWPDGTHAVWTGGYASPSEAVVAYRREAAAKTAVERQADAGKKTGVFTGHLAVNPVNGETIPVFTADYVLMGYGTGAIMAVPGGDERDFAFAEAFELPVVHTVEPAGGLPEGHEGAWTGDGVAVRSANDEISLDGLGVADAKARIIAWLEAKGAGAGTTTYRLNDWLFSRQRYWGEPFPILWDADDRPVAIPADMLPVALPDVPDYAPRTFEPDDADSEPEAPLGRNDGWVQVTLDLGDGPQQYRRDTNTMPNWAGSCWYYLNYLDPTDGSAARATGGSAVDPALEQYWMGPRHNATSGPAGGVDLYVGGVEHAVLHLLYARFWHKVLHDLGYVSSLEPFGKLFNQGYIQAYAFTDARGAYVPAAEVEGDEQSGWTYQGQPVQREYGKMGKSLKNVVTPDEMYAQYGADTFRVYEMSMGPLDLSRPWNTRDVVGAQRFLQRLWRNVVDEESGAVTVTDDEPEVATLRALHRTIADVRVEMEQMRPNTAIAKLITYNNHLTGLASVPRAAVEPLVLMVAPIAPHLAEELWERLGHGASLAREAFPVADEQYLVEDTVTCIVQVKGKVRGRLEVAPSISEADLEAAALAEQNVVRALDGAPVRKVIVRAPKLVNIVI, via the coding sequence GTGAGCACGCCCCACGCCGACACGGTCACGCAGCGCCCCGACGAACCCCAGCACCGGTACACCCCGGCCCTCGCCCAGCGGATCGAGGAGCGGTGGCAGGACCGGTGGGAGGAGCGGGGCACCTTCCACGCCGCGAACCCCGGCGGGGAGCTCACCGGCCCCGACGGCGCCGCCCCCGCGGGCGACCCGTACTTCATCATGGACATGTTCCCGTACCCCTCGGGCGCGGGCCTGCACGTCGGGCACCCCCTGGGGTACATCGCCACGGACGTCGTCGGGCGCTTCCGCATGATGTGCGGCGACAACGTGCTGCACGCCCTGGGCTACGACGCGTTCGGACTGCCCGCCGAGCAGTACGCCGTGCAGACGGGCCAGCACCCGCGCGTCACGACCGAGGCGAACATGGAGACCATGAAGCGCCAGCTGCGCCGCATGGGCCTGGCGCACGACTCGCGGCGCACCTTCGCCACGATCGACCCCGAGTACGTGCGCTGGACGCAGTGGATCTTCCTGCAGATCTTCGACTCCTGGTACGACGCCGACGCCGAGCGGCCCGGGGACACCGTGGGCACCGGCCGTGGCCGCGCCCGCCGCATCGCCGAGCTGCGCGAGGAGCTGGCCGCGGGCACCCGCCCGGTGCCGGGCCACGAGGGCGACAACGCCGGCGGCGCCGTGTGGGCCGCCCTGACCGAGGCCGAGCGTCGCGACGTCGTCGACGCCCAGCGCCTGGCCTACGTCGACTCCTCCCCGGTGAACTGGTGCCCGGGCCTGGGCACCGTCCTGGCGAACGAGGAGGTCACGGCCGACGGCCGCTCCGAGCGCGGCAACTTCCCCGTCTTCACGCGCAACCTGCGCCAGTGGAAGATGCGGATCACCGCGTACGCGGACCGCCTGACCGACGACCTGGCGCTCATCGACTGGCCCGACAAGGTCAAGGCGATGCAGCGCAACTGGATCGGCCGCTCCACCGGCGCGAACGTGCGTTTCGACGTGGTCGGCTCGACCGATCTGGACGCCGCGGGCGCGGGCACGCAGGTCGAGGTGTTCACCACCCGCCCCGACACGCTGTTCGGCGCGACGTTCATGGTGGTCTCCCCGGAGCACCCGCTGCTGGACGAGGTCCCGACGGCGTGGCCCGACGGCACGCACGCCGTGTGGACCGGCGGCTACGCGTCGCCGTCCGAGGCCGTCGTCGCCTACCGCCGCGAGGCCGCCGCGAAGACCGCCGTCGAGCGGCAGGCCGACGCGGGCAAGAAGACGGGCGTGTTCACCGGCCACCTGGCCGTCAACCCCGTCAACGGCGAGACGATCCCCGTCTTCACCGCGGACTACGTGCTCATGGGCTACGGCACCGGCGCGATCATGGCCGTGCCCGGCGGCGACGAGCGCGACTTCGCGTTCGCGGAGGCGTTCGAGCTGCCCGTCGTCCACACCGTCGAGCCCGCGGGCGGCCTGCCCGAGGGTCACGAGGGTGCGTGGACGGGCGACGGCGTGGCCGTGCGCTCCGCCAACGACGAGATCTCGCTGGACGGCCTGGGCGTCGCCGACGCCAAGGCGCGCATCATCGCCTGGCTGGAGGCGAAGGGTGCCGGCGCGGGCACCACCACGTACCGCCTCAACGACTGGCTGTTCTCCCGCCAGCGGTACTGGGGCGAGCCGTTCCCCATCCTGTGGGACGCCGACGACCGCCCGGTGGCGATCCCGGCCGACATGCTGCCCGTGGCGCTGCCCGACGTCCCCGACTACGCGCCGCGCACGTTCGAGCCGGACGACGCCGACTCCGAGCCCGAGGCGCCGCTGGGCCGCAACGACGGCTGGGTCCAGGTCACCCTGGACCTGGGCGACGGCCCGCAGCAGTACCGCCGCGACACCAACACCATGCCCAACTGGGCCGGGTCGTGCTGGTACTACCTCAACTACCTGGACCCGACGGACGGCTCGGCGGCCCGCGCGACCGGCGGTTCGGCGGTCGACCCGGCCCTCGAGCAGTACTGGATGGGTCCGCGGCACAACGCCACCTCCGGACCCGCGGGCGGCGTCGACCTGTACGTCGGCGGCGTCGAGCACGCCGTGCTGCACCTGCTGTACGCGCGGTTCTGGCACAAGGTCCTGCACGACCTGGGCTACGTGTCGTCCCTGGAGCCGTTCGGCAAGCTGTTCAACCAGGGCTACATCCAGGCGTACGCCTTCACCGACGCCCGTGGCGCCTACGTGCCGGCCGCCGAGGTCGAGGGCGACGAGCAGTCGGGGTGGACCTACCAGGGCCAGCCCGTGCAGCGCGAGTACGGCAAGATGGGCAAGTCCCTGAAGAACGTCGTCACGCCCGACGAGATGTACGCCCAGTACGGCGCGGACACGTTCCGCGTCTACGAGATGTCGATGGGCCCGCTGGACCTGTCGCGGCCGTGGAACACGCGTGACGTCGTCGGCGCGCAGCGGTTCCTGCAGCGGCTGTGGCGCAACGTGGTCGACGAGGAGTCCGGCGCCGTCACGGTGACGGACGACGAGCCCGAGGTCGCCACCCTGCGCGCCCTGCACCGCACCATCGCGGACGTCCGCGTCGAGATGGAGCAGATGCGACCCAACACGGCCATCGCGAAGCTCATCACGTACAACAACCACCTGACCGGCCTGGCGTCGGTGCCGCGCGCCGCCGTGGAGCCCCTGGTGCTCATGGTGGCGCCGATCGCGCCGCACCTGGCCGAGGAGCTGTGGGAGCGCCTGGGCCACGGCGCCTCGCTGGCGCGCGAGGCGTTCCCCGTCGCGGACGAGCAGTACCTCGTCGAGGACACCGTGACCTGCATCGTGCAGGTCAAGGGCAAGGTCCGTGGTCGCCTGGAGGTCGCGCCGTCGATCTCGGAGGCCGACCTGGAGGCCGCGGCGCTGGCCGAGCAGAACGTGGTGCGCGCCCTCGACGGTGCGCCCGTGCGCAAGGTGATCGTGCGGGCTCCCAAGCTCGTCAACATCGTCATTTGA
- a CDS encoding vitamin K epoxide reductase family protein, translating into MTDTTVSAPDAPAAGPGPLTARTYGTLLVVLGAIGFGGAMWLAIEKILKLQDPDRVTSCSINVFLDCGVAMGSWQGSLLGFPNPFLGVAAFPVVITTGVVLLTGARLPRWYHLSLLAGTVLGQCLVFFLMWTSFYALVALCPVCLVVWTIMWPLLWYQVVRAVRDGDLRVGATVRDAVVSHHWVFLVIGYVVAVAWLLLAVGPALVGSF; encoded by the coding sequence GTGACGGACACCACCGTGAGCGCGCCGGACGCGCCGGCCGCCGGCCCCGGCCCCCTGACCGCCCGGACCTACGGCACGCTCCTCGTCGTGCTCGGCGCGATCGGGTTCGGCGGCGCGATGTGGCTCGCGATCGAGAAGATCCTCAAGCTCCAGGACCCCGACCGCGTCACGTCCTGCTCCATCAACGTGTTCCTCGACTGCGGGGTCGCGATGGGCTCCTGGCAGGGCTCGCTGCTCGGGTTCCCCAACCCGTTCCTCGGCGTCGCGGCGTTCCCCGTCGTGATCACCACCGGCGTCGTGCTCCTCACCGGGGCCCGGCTGCCGCGCTGGTACCACCTGAGCCTGCTCGCCGGCACCGTGCTCGGCCAGTGCCTCGTGTTCTTCCTCATGTGGACGAGCTTCTACGCGCTGGTCGCGCTGTGCCCCGTCTGCCTGGTCGTCTGGACGATCATGTGGCCGCTGCTCTGGTACCAGGTGGTGCGCGCCGTGCGCGACGGAGACCTGCGGGTCGGCGCGACCGTCCGCGACGCCGTCGTGTCCCACCACTGGGTGTTCCTCGTCATCGGCTACGTCGTGGCCGTCGCCTGGCTGCTGCTCGCCGTCGGGCCCGCGCTCGTCGGCTCGTTCTGA
- a CDS encoding MFS transporter, with amino-acid sequence MTATAARSAPPATTGAGRALLALALGGFTIGTTEFATMGLLPQIGGDLGVTDPVAGHAITAYAVGVVVGAPLLTVAAARMSRRRLLLVLMGSYTLANVLSAAAPSIEWLVAGRFLAGLPHGAFFGVGAAVGAAVAGPGRRGHAVAMMMTGLTVANVVGVPLSTAVGQSLGWRAAFLLIGVFGLAALAGLFRFVPERGPVESSVRQEIGALANGPLWVAFVAGAIGFGGLFAVYTYVAPTVTRVTGLDEGAVPWVLAVMGVGMTVGTLLGGRFADRSVLGTVIGGFVTTGVALVLFALTASTVVGAVAGLFLLGVTSQVLGLAMQTRLMDLSPRAESLGAALCHSALNLGNASGAFFGGLVIAAGWGYVAPAWVGLVLTVVGLALVLATARWRTAAGDPATVAAPGAGTPAAESPATTPAA; translated from the coding sequence GTGACCGCCACCGCCGCACGCTCCGCGCCGCCCGCCACCACGGGTGCGGGCCGCGCCCTGCTCGCGCTCGCCCTCGGCGGGTTCACCATCGGGACCACGGAGTTCGCCACGATGGGTCTGCTGCCGCAGATCGGCGGCGACCTCGGCGTCACCGACCCCGTCGCCGGGCACGCCATCACCGCCTACGCGGTGGGAGTCGTCGTCGGGGCGCCCCTGCTCACCGTCGCCGCGGCGCGCATGTCCCGCCGCAGGCTCCTCCTGGTGCTCATGGGCTCCTACACGCTCGCCAACGTGCTCAGCGCCGCCGCGCCCAGCATCGAGTGGCTCGTCGCCGGGCGGTTCCTCGCCGGGCTCCCGCACGGCGCGTTCTTCGGCGTCGGTGCTGCCGTCGGTGCCGCCGTCGCCGGTCCGGGCCGCCGCGGGCACGCCGTCGCCATGATGATGACCGGGCTGACGGTGGCGAACGTCGTCGGGGTGCCCCTGTCCACCGCGGTCGGGCAGAGCCTCGGCTGGCGCGCCGCGTTCCTCCTCATCGGGGTCTTCGGGCTCGCCGCGCTCGCCGGGCTGTTCCGGTTCGTCCCCGAGCGCGGGCCCGTCGAGTCCAGCGTGCGCCAGGAGATCGGCGCTCTCGCCAACGGGCCGCTGTGGGTCGCGTTCGTCGCCGGCGCCATCGGGTTCGGCGGGCTGTTCGCCGTCTACACCTACGTCGCGCCCACCGTCACCCGCGTGACCGGCCTCGACGAGGGCGCCGTGCCCTGGGTCCTCGCCGTCATGGGTGTCGGCATGACCGTCGGCACGCTGCTCGGCGGGCGGTTCGCCGACCGCTCGGTGCTCGGCACCGTGATCGGCGGGTTCGTCACCACCGGTGTCGCGCTCGTGCTGTTCGCGCTGACCGCCTCCACCGTCGTCGGCGCGGTGGCGGGGCTGTTCCTCCTCGGCGTCACCTCCCAGGTGCTCGGCCTGGCCATGCAGACCCGGCTGATGGACCTGTCGCCGCGTGCCGAGTCCCTCGGCGCCGCGCTGTGCCACTCCGCGCTCAACCTCGGCAACGCGAGCGGCGCGTTCTTCGGCGGGCTCGTCATCGCCGCCGGGTGGGGCTACGTCGCCCCGGCGTGGGTCGGGCTCGTGCTCACCGTCGTCGGTCTCGCCCTCGTGCTCGCCACGGCCCGGTGGCGCACCGCCGCGGGCGACCCCGCCACCGTCGCCGCGCCGGGCGCGGGCACCCCGGCCGCCGAGTCGCCCGCCACGACGCCGGCCGCCTGA